In the Lates calcarifer isolate ASB-BC8 linkage group LG24, TLL_Latcal_v3, whole genome shotgun sequence genome, one interval contains:
- the LOC127139240 gene encoding xin actin-binding repeat-containing protein 1, translating into MEKQSKEETVAQPLTTSVSSKDEHMKDLSKINSDADSGPNSVDHKGETSQMSQKIQVRHQVQGSINITDKSTFNRTEDINVTAAAKKLQEKSPVKENMNETDESHVDFHEACQKFGGKKAISVKNAPVKPKRVKIAQPNNSQKDTSGDNNPPILIHADAKPQQTIAGPSYSGTNTSGQTADSKDRHEREMKQESKVEMREKKGRTETEDERRQRLSVHMDEIMRGNITAAMEIFDNLRKQEELQSILSRVEEIEQDTSEVDVQSLRRVFENVTDWVVSSDKKKQKEVKVEHREEKSPLKSDPESKSSMAHVFGDLERASEEIMNLKEQTLARLIDIEEAIKKALYSVSTLKSDSDIAGLSCLFKESLGTVQGSPSSGNISKISIGSSRTKSQQAQGSPTTKGNTALLAGPSTSNEVASAKRASPPSSPAFISIQSAARKTDKTDVVAPETTICPTCQQSPKIEEKFRTTKTLTCNSPAQNRKRDPRKGGQKQLTFSPLKPKRELSVLEVQTERVGNSVIGTKTVTENYEQNDSFGNRFYSSKTSTVVTTHPETMTTTHQVTTYPEVRLPINQKL; encoded by the coding sequence atggaaaaacaatcCAAAGAAGAAACTGTTGCTCAACCACTGACAACATCAGTGTCATCTAAGGATGAACATATGAAAGACCTGTCCAAAATAAACAGCGATGCAGATTCAGGGCCAAATTCAGTAGATCATAAAGGTGAAACTAGTCAGATGTCTCAGAAAATTCAAGTAAGGCACCAAGTCCAAGGCTCAATCAATATCACCGACAAGAGTACTTTTAATCGAACAGAGGATAtaaatgtcacagcagcagccaaaAAACTCCAGGAAAAAAGCCCTGTCAAAGAGAATATGAATGAAACAGATGAAAGTCATGTCGATTTTCATGAAGCATGCCAGAAATTTGGAGGTAAAAAGGCAATTTCAGTAAAGAATGCCCCTGTAAAGCCAAAAAGAGTAAAAATTGCCCAGCCCAACAACAGCCAAAAAGATACATCTGGAGATAATAATCCACCTATTCTCATACATGCAGATGCAAAACCACAACAAACTATAGCTGGTCCATCCTACAGTGGCACAAACACCAGTGGTCAAACTGCTGACAGCAAAGACAGGCAcgagagagaaatgaaacaagaaagcaaagttgagatgagggaaaagaaaggaCGAACCGAGACAGAGGATGAGCGCCGACAGCGGCTGTCAGTTCACATGGACGAGATCATGAGGGGAAACATAACAGCAGCCATGGAAATTTTTGACAACCTGCGAAAGCAGGAGGAACTGCAGAGCATCCTCAGTCGAGTTGAAGAAATTGAACAGGACACAAGTGAGGTTGATGTGCAGTCTCTGAGGAGAGTATTTGAGAACGTCACTGACTGGGTTGTCAGTtctgacaaaaagaaacaaaaagaggtaAAAGTGGAACATAGAGAGGAGAAGTCACCATTGAAGAGCGACCCTGAAAGTAAGTCCTCAATGGCACATGTTTTTGGAGATCTTGAGAGAGCCAGTGAGGAAATCATGAATCTAAAAGAGCAGACCTTAGCCAGACTCATAGACATAGAGGAAGCCATTAAGAAGGCTCTTTATTCTGTCTCTACATTGAAATCTGACTCAGATATTGCTGGTTTATCATGCCTGTTCAAAGAGTCCTTAGGGACAGTGCAAGGATCCCCATCCTCTGGTAATATTAGTAAAATTAGCATTGGGTCAAGCAGAACAAAATCACAGCAGGCACAGGGAAGCCCTACCACAAAGGGAAACACAGCTCTCTTAGCTGGGCCAAGCACAAGCAATGAAGTAGCCTCTGCAAAACGAGCAAGTCCCCCATCCTCACCTGCCTTCATCTCCATCCAGTCAGCTGCtagaaaaacagataaaacagatgtGGTGGCACCAGAGACCACAATCTGCCCGACATGTCAGCAAAGCCCAAAGATAGAGGAGAAATTCCGGACAACAAAGACCCTGACATGCAACAGCCCTGctcaaaacagaaagagggatCCCAGAAAAGGAGGTCAAAAACAACTGACTTTCAGCCCACTTAAACCTAAGCGAGAGCTCAGTGTACTCGAGGTGCAGACTGAACGTGTGGGGAACAGTGTTATAGGAACCAAAACAGTCACAGAGAACTATGAGCAAAACGATAGCTTTGGTAACCGGTTTTACTCATCAAAAACTTCCACTGTTGTCACTACTCACCCAGAAACCATGACAACAACGCATCAGGTCACAACATACCCAGAAGTTCGGCTGCCAATCAATCAGAAACTTTAA